The following DNA comes from Alienimonas californiensis.
CGATCCTGAGTACCAACAAGGGCGTGCTGAGCAGCCGCGAGGCCAGAGCTCAGAATGTCGGCGGCGAAGTCCTCTGCACCATCTATTAAGTTTCTGAGCGGGGTTCGCCCCGTTCGTGTCCCCCTCCTCCCGGACGCACCCGGCGGCTGACGCCCCCGGCCCGCCGACGGTTCCCTCCCGCAACGCAACCATGTCTCGTATCGGCAAGCAGCCGGTCGCCGTACCGGACGGCGTGACCGTCGCCGTCAACAACGGCTCCGTCAACGTGAAGGGCCCGAAGGGCGATCTGACCTTCGCCCCGCACCCGAACATGACCGTGACGCTCGCCGACGACGGCAAGAGCGTCTCGGTCTCCCGGCCGAACGACCAAGCACAGAACCGCGCCCTGCACGGGCTGACGCGGTCGCTGATCGACAACATGGTGACCGGCGTGAAGGAGCCGTTCGAGCGCAAGCTGGAGATTCGCGGCGTCGGTTACAACGCCCGGCTCAACGGCAGCACGCTCTCGTTGCAGGTCGGCTTCGCCAACACGATCATGCTGACGGTGCCGGACGGTGTGGAATGCACGCTACCGGACCAAACCCACGTGATCGTCCGCAGCCCGGACAAGCAGAAGTGCGGGCAGTTCGCGGCCAACGTCCGCAAGGTGCGTCCGCCCGAACCCTACAAAGGCAAGGGCATCCGCTACGACGGCGAGCAGGTCAAGCAGAAGGCCGGTAAGGCGTTCGGCTCCGGCGGCAAGTAGTCCCCTTGCCTGCCTGAACCCGGACGCTTGCGTTCGGCTTGGCCCCGAGCTTCGCTCGGGGCGGTTGCCCTTTTCGCCGCCTCACCGCATAGTGCCCGGCCTGCCGCCGGGTGACGAACCCCCACAGTCCGATGCCGACCCAGAAGAAACTCGCCCAGACCCGCGCCCGCCGCGGCTACCGCGTGCGCAACCGGATCCGCAAGTTTGCGGCCGGCCGGCCGCGGCTGACGGTGTTCCGCTCCAACAAGCACACCTACGCCCAGCTGATCGACGACGTCGCCGGTCGCACCTTGGCCGCCGCCAGCACGGCCGAATCGGCCTCCGGCGGCAAAGCCGCGGGTGACGCCGATTCCGCGAAGAAGGTTGGCCAGTTGATCGCCGAGCGGGCTAAGGAAGCCGGCGTGACCGAGGTTGTGTTCGACCGCGGTCGCTACGCCTTCCACGGCCGCGTCGCCGCGGTCGCCCAGGGCGCCCGCGACGGCGGCCTCTCGTTCTAATCCGGCTCGGTTCCTCCCGTTCGCATTGTCGCCGAGACTCGGAGGGCTGACGCCCGCCGCTCGCCTCCCTGACCTCCGCCCTCCGCCTTCTCACCTCCGCCCTCAAAATGTCTCAAGGCCGCGGCGATTCGCCGGAAAAGACCGTCCAGATTCGCCGCTGCTCCTGTGTGGTGAAGGGCGGTCGGCGCTTCAGCTTCACGGCGCTGGTGGTGACCGGGAACTCCCAGGGCAAGGTCGGTTACGGCTACGGCAAGGCGATCGAGGTGCCGCTGGCGATTGAGAAGGCCACGAAGCAGGCCAATCGCCAGTTGAAGGACGTTCCGGTGGTTGACGGCACGATCCCGCACAAGGTGATCGGCTCCTATCGCAGCAGCAAGGTGATTCTGATCCCGGCCCGTCCCGGTACCGGCATCATCGCCGGCGAGGCGGTGCGGGCGGTCGTCGAGAGCGCCGGGGTGACGGACATCCTCACGAAGTCCATCGGCTCCTCGAACCCGGTGAACCTGGTCAAGGCGGTAATGGACGGTCTGCAGTCCCTGCGGACCCGCGACACCGTCGCCACGCTCCGCGGCGTCGAGCTCTAAATCAATCTGTTAGCCGCCCTCTTGAAAGGGGCGGCTAACCCGCGTTTCTTCGTTTCAACATCAGTCCGCCGCACGACGGCACGGGCGAGGCGGGAGCCGAACTATGATCATCGACGACGTCCATAAGGACATCCGTAAGAACCGCAAGAAAAAGCGGGTCGGCCGCGGGCCGGGCTCGGGCCACGGCAAGACCAGCGGTCGTGGTCATAAGGGCTTCTACTCCCGCGCCGGCTCCAGCCGGCGGACCGGCTTCGCCGGCGGGACGACCCCGCTGTTCATGCGGGTCGCCAAGCGGGGCTTCTCCAATGCCAAGTACCGCTTGAAGGTGGCTGCGGTGAACGTCTCCTCGCTGGAGGTGTTCGACGGCGGTACTGAGATCACGCCGGAGTTCCTGAAGGAAAAGGGCTTCACCAACGGCCCGTTCGACGTGGTCAAGATCCTCGGCGACGGCGAACTGACCAAGAAGCTGACGGTGAAGGCTCACCGCTTCAGCGCCAGCGCCCGGCAGAAGATCGAAGCCGCCGGCGGCACGGTGGTTGAAGTGGAGCGGACGAAGGCTGAGAGCAAGCGGTCCCGTGGCGTTTCCGCTGCGATGGCGGCGGCGGGCGAGACTGTCAGCGGCGCGGCCGGAAGCGCCGCTCACGCGGCCGCCGGAGTGGTCTCCAGGGCTGCCAAGGCGGTCTCTGACGCCGCCGAGTCCGTGAAAGAGACCTTGACCGGCGACGACGACTCCGCCGACGCTGACGAGTCTGTCGACAAGTAACGCCCCCGCCGCGGCCCCTCGCGGCTGCCGGGCCCACCCCCTGCCGATCAAGCCCCGAAGGACCGCGGGACGCGATGTTCAATAAGCTCGTCACCGTCTTCCGCATCCCCGAGTTGCGGCGGAAGATCCTGCTCACGCTGATTCTCCTGGCGGTTTACCGCATGGGGTTCAGCATCCCCCTGCCGTTCATCGACCAGGATCAGCTCGCCGCCCTCCAGGCGAAGAGCCAGGGCGACAGCAACGATCCGACCGGCCGCGTGCTGCAGGTCGTCAGTCTGTTCTCGGCGTCCAGCCTGTCGAACGCGACGATCTTCGGCCTGGGGATCATGCCGTATATCTCGGCGAGCATCATCTTCCAGTTGCTCGGCAGCGTGTACCCGCCCCTGGAGAAGCTGCAGAAGGAGGGCGAAAGCGGGCGACGAAAGATTACGGAGTGGACCCGCTACGCCACGGTGCTGATCTGTATCGGGCAGAGTTATTTCTGGATCAAGCAGCTCTCCAGCGGCAGCCTGACCGGTCAGAAGCTCATCATGACCGAGTACGACTGGTGGCTGTATTACATGCTCGGCACGGTCGTGATGACCGCCGGTACGATCTTCCTGATGTGGATCGGCGAGCAGATCGACGCCTACGGCATCGGCAACGGCATCAGTCTGCTGATCATGGCGGGCATCCTCGCCCAGATGCCCGGCGCCGGGTACGACCTGCTGCAACCGGCCTTCAAGAACGGCATCGCGCTGGGCTCGGAGATGGGCATCGACACGCTGTTGCTACTCACACTGCTCTTCGCAGGGGTGATCGCCTGGGTGGTGTTCATCACCCAGGGGCAGCGCCGCATTCCGATTCAGAGCCAGAAGCACGTCCGCGGGCGCCGCAGCGCCGGCGGTCAGCGGCAGAGCCTGCCGCTGCGGGTGAACCAGGCCGGCGTCATGCCGATCATCTTCGCCAGCAGTCTGCTGATGTTCCCCTACTTCATTTTCAACTACCTCCAGCAGGTGTTCCCGAACATCGGCGTGTTGCAGGAGTTGAACGCCGCGTTCGGCGGGCAGGGCTTCATCTATAACCTGCTGTACGTCGTGCTGATCTACTTCTTCTGCTACTTCTGGACGGCGATCACCTTCAATCCGAAGGACATGGCGGAGAACCTGAAGGACTACGGCTCCTTCATCCCCGGTTACCGCCCCGGCGCCCGGACGGCGAACCATCTGGAAGCGGTGATGGTCCGTATCACCTACGTCGGGGCCGCGTTCCTGGCGCTGGTCGCCATCATCCCGGCGATCATCAGCTCCTACCTCGGCGTTCCGCCGATGGCCGCGAGCTTCTACGGCGGCACCGGCCTGCTGATTGTGGTGAGCGTCGTGCTGGACCTCGTCCAGAAGATCGACAGCCACCTCGTCATGCGGAACTACCCGGGTCTGCTGGACGCGGAGAACTGAGCAGTAGTCAGGCGAGCGGGGGGCGCGAGCCCCCCGTTTCCAATTCCCCGTGTCATTGGACGCGAACGAACCCACGGAGGGCTGACGCCCACCGCTCGCCATGCCTGTTACCTTGAAGACCGCCGCCGAACTCGACCGCATGCGAGCGGCCGGGGCGGCGGTGGCGGCGTGTCACGACGCGGTGCGGGCGATTCTGAAGCCCGGCGTCACCACCCGTGAACTCGACGACGCCGTCTGGCGGGCGATGCGCCAACGCGGGGGCTCCCCGCTGTTTCTCGGCTTTCCAAACGGCGACGGCGACGGCCCCCCCTTCCCGGCCGTCACCTGCATCAGCGTGCAGGATGAAGTCGTGCACGGCATCCCCGGGGATCGGGCGTTGAAGGCCGGGGAGTTGGTTAGCGTGGACGTCGGCGTGCGGCTGCACGGGTGGTGCGGGGACAGCGGCTGGACCTACGCTGTGGGCGAGCCCTCCGCGGAACACGCCCGGCTGATGGACTGCGGCCGCGAGTCCCTGGCGTTCGCCCTGCGGGAGTTGCCGCGGCGCAAGCGCTGGAGCGAGATCGCAGGCCCGCTCGCGGAGATCGCCGCCGCCGCGGGGTTCGGGGTCGTCAAGGAGTTCAGCGGGCACGGCCTGGGCCGCACGATGCACGAGGAGCCGGAGGTCCCGAACTACGCGGACGATCTGCGCTCCAACTGGGACTTCGATCTGGTCCCCGGCCTGACGCTGGCGATCGAACCGATGCTGACCGCCGGTAGTCCGGACGTGAGCGTTTCCGACGACGACTGGTGGACGGTGACGACGGACGACGGCTCCGCCGCCGTACATTTCGAGCACACCGTCGCGCTGACGGAGCGCGGCGTGGAGATCCTGACCGCGGGCGTCGGCGAGCCGCTGGCGCTGTGACTCGGCACCGTGATTTCGCGATTGCTGCGCCGCGGCACGGTTTTCGCGGTCGGATCGGTTGAGGTTCGGACGGACGGCGCCTAGACTCGGCGGTTCGCCCCAGTGCGCCCCCGGTGCCTCCGTTCGGCGCCCGCACGTTCTCGCCGTTTCGTCGCCGCCCCGGGCGGCTCCTATTTGTCCCGCTCAGGGAGGACTGCCCGATGAAGGTTCGTTCCAGCGTCAAGCGTATCTGCGAAGCATGCAAGGTCGTGCGTCGCAAGGGGCGGGTGTACGTGATCTGCACCGCCAATCCCCGCCATAAGCAGCGTCAGGGTTAGTCCCGGTCGCCGGCGGCTGCGTCCGCTCCCCGTTTCTCCGCTCATGGGGCTCTCGCCCCACGCTCGCCTCCCGCCAGCACACGAAGTTATGCCGCGTATCCAGGGCGTCGACATTCCCACCGACAAGCCCGCGTACATCTCGCTGTCGTACCTGTACGGCATCGGTCAGCACACCGCGATTCAGATCTGCGAGCAGCTCGACCTCGATCCCCGCGTCAAGGCGGGCGAGATCGGCGAAGAGGGCATCTCCCAGATCAACAACCTGCTGGATAAGTCCTACACGATCGAGGGCGCCCTGCGGCGTCAGGTCGCCGGGGACATCTCCCGGTTGAAGGAGATCGGCTGCTATCGCGGCATTCGTCACCGTCGCGGCCTGCCGGTCCGCGGGCAGCGGACGCAGACCAACGCCCGCACCCGCAAGGGCGGCAAGAAGACCGTCGCCGGTAAGAAGGGCGTCAAGGATATGCGGCACTAACCTTCGCTGGTTCCGCTCTCCGGTCGCGCTCGATCTCCCCTCTCCTTTCGCTTTAACCGCCCAGTCCTCCGCCCGTGGCCAAAGTCAAACGCAAGCGTGTCCGTCGCAACGTCAGCCGGGCCGTGGCCCACATCAAGGCGACGTTCAACAACACCACGGTGACGATCGCCGATACCAACGGGGACGTTCTCTGCTGGGCGACGGCCGGCACGATGAACTTCAAGGGCTCCCGCAAGAGCACGCCCTACGCCGCCCAACGGGCCGCGGAGAGCTGCGCCGAGCGGGCCTCGAAGTTCGGCGTCAAGGAGATGGAGGTCAAAGTGAAGGGCCCCGGTAGCGGGCGCGAGAGCGCCATTACCGGGCTCCAGATTCCGGGGCTGTCCATCAAAAGCATCGAGGACGTCACCCCGCTGCCGCATAACGGCTGTCGCCCGCCCAAGAAGCGCCGCGTCTGACGGCCCCCGCGTTCGCGTCCGCGTTGCGCCGGTTCGATCCGGCGCCGCGGCGAACGCCCGGCGCCGCCAGGGATGGGCGCGCCGCCATCGCCCGCCGCGACCCCGAGAGGGGCTCGCGGCGTTTCCCGTCCGGTCGGTCAGCGTGAAGACTGCCGGCGGCCCGCCCCCCGCCGACCCCACCCAGGTCCCTGTTCTATGCGTATCCGCTGGCGCGGCCTCGAACTTCCCAGTAGCGTCACCTCCGATCGGGAGACGCTGACCGACACCTATTGCGCGTTCCACGTTGAGCCGTTCGAGCGCGGCTTCGGCCACACGATCGGCAACAGCCTCCGGCGGATCCTGCTGTCCAGCCTGGAGGGCTCCGCGGTCAGCAAGGTGAAGATCCAGGGCGTCCAGCACGAGTTCAGCACCATCCCCGGCGTCCTCGAGGACGTCACGGATATCTGCCTGAACCTGAAGAGCCTGGTGGTGAAGAACCACAGCCCGGCCGAGAAGACGCTGCGGATCGAGAAGCGCGGCGTCGGCCCGGTGACCGGGGCGGACGTGATCGGCGACGATCAGGTGCACGTCGTCAACACCGATCTGCACATCGCCACGCTGACCGAGGACGTCTCCTTCGTCGCCGAGATGGCCGTCAACAACGGCCGCGGCTACGTGCAGGCGGCCGAGTTCTACGAGCGGGACCCGGAACCCGGCACCATCCCGCTGGACGCCATCTTCAGCCCGGTCACCCGCGTGCGGTACCGGATCGAAGAGACCCGCGTCGGCCAGCGGACGAACTACGACCGCCTGATCCTGGAAGTCTGGACCGACGGCACCATCACCCCGGAGATGGCGCTGGTCGAGGCCTCCAAGATCCTCCGCAAGCACCTCAACCCGTTCATCAACTACCGCGAGCCCGGCCCGCTGATGCCGCCGGAAAGCGGCCTGCGGCGGATGATGGACGAGACCGGCTACAGCCCCGTCGATCAGGAGCTGGAGGAGAAGCTCAACATGAGCCTCGCCGAGCTGGAGCTGAGCGTCCGGGCGACGAACTGCCTCGAAAGCGAAGGCATCAACAGCGTCCGCGACCTCGTCACCAAGAACGAGGACGAGCTGCTGCAGGTCCGGAACTTCGGCGAGACGACCCTCGTCGAGGTCCGCGAACAGCTCCAGCAACACGGCCTGCGGCTGGGGATGCGCGTCCCCGCCCGCACCTGAGACCCGAAACCTGTTTGTAACGCTGAGGCCCGGCCGGGCCTCAGCGTTCTTTTGTGAACGTCTCCGGCCGAACGGCCGGGGCGAATCGTTCGCCCCGGACCCCAACCCCGTCGTCGCGGCCGCCACGCCCCCGTCAAACCGGCGGTCGCGGCGACTCGGGTTCCCTCCCCCGCTCCTGAACCCTTCACGAAAGCAATTCCATGCGTCACCGCATGCGTGGCCGTAAACTCGGCCGGAACGCCTCGCACCGCAAAGCCATGTTTAAGAACATGGCGAGCAGCCTGATTCGCAGCGTGCGGCCCGACGAGGACGATCCCGGCGCCCCGTTGGTCGCCGGCCGGATCGTCACGACGACCCCCAAGGCCAAGGAACTGCGGCCGTTCGTGGAGAAGCTCATCACCATCGGCAAGAAGGCCCGGATCGCCGCCGCCGCCGCCGAGGAGCACGCCACCTCTGCGGAGCGGGGCTCCGCCGAGTGGAAGCAGTGGCGCGAGGGCGAAGGCTGGCTGAAGTGGACCGCCGCCCGGGCGCCGTACGTCGCCCTGCGGCGGCGGGCCTTCAGCAAGCTGCGGGACGAGGAAGCGGTCGACATTCTCTTCGAGGAACTGGCCGAGCGCTTTGAGAGCCGGCCCGGCGGCTACACCCGCATCGTGCGGCTGGCCGCCCGCCGGCTGGGCGACGGCGGCGAGCAGGCCCTGATCGAGTTCGTCGGCGAGGACGACGCCCGCAGCCGCTCCGGCCGCAAGCGGACCGCCCCGGTCGTTCGTGACGACGCCCCCAAGGTCGTCGCCGACAAGAAGACTGCCGGACCTTCGAGCGACGAGGCGGACGCCTCCGGCCCGCCGCCGGAAGCCCCGGAGACCGCCGAGGGCAAGGCCGCCGAGGGCGCCGCCGCCGACGAGCAGCCGCGGAACCAGCCGGAGTAAGCGCCGTTTCCGGCTCAACCCCGACGCCGCCTGCGTCCCGGACCCTTCCAGGGTCCGGGACGCTTTGCGTTTCCGGCCCCGCCACGTTCGACCCGGGGCGCCGGTCGGTCGTGCGGACGCCGGGCCTGGCGAAACCGCGTCGGCCGCCGCGATCCGGGTTCGCGCAACGGTGGGGGGCGTTGCTAAAGTGGGCTCCTCCCCGCCTCGCCCGAGCGTTTGCCGTGCCCACGCCGCCGCGTCGCCGCCTGCGGATCGATCGCGGAGCGAGGACGCCCGTGGGGTCGAAGTCGCAGGCGGAGCCGTTCGACTTCACCCTCGCGATGCGCCGTCTGTGCGAGGACGTCTGCGACAGCCTGCCGGAGTTCGCCCACATCGACATGCGGCGGGTCGCGGTGACCTTCGCCCAGGCGAAGAAGCGGGTGCCGCACGGGTTGCAGGCCAAGCTGACCCCGCTGCGGTTTGAGGACGGGGCGACGACGACGGTCCGCCGCGGCGTGACCTACGCCGCCCCGACGCTGCACGACGGGCAGGTCGAACTGCTGTACGTGCTGACGTTCTATCTGCCGCGGTTCCTCGACCACACGCCGCAGGAAAAGCTGACGACGGTGCTGCACGAGTTGCACCACGTCAGCCCGGACTTCAACGGCGACATCCGCCGCTTCCCCGGGCGGTGCTACGCCCATTCGCACTCGCAGGCCCAGTACGACGCGGAGATGGCGATCCTCGCCGACCGCTACCTGGAGCACGGCCCGCCGGGCTGGGTGGACCGCTTCCTCGGCAGCCGGTTCGCCGACCTGAAATCCCGCCACGGCGCCGTGGTGGGGTTGAAGCTGCCGATCCCGAAGCTGATCCCGGTGGGGCGGGTTTGAAAGGACTTACGCTTAAACGATGAGTCTTCCGTCGCCACTGCCCGAAGGATGGTACGCCTCGAACGAGCGACACGCCGCCCGGCTGTACAACGAACTCCAACTCGAACTGCCGCCGGGGCACGTTCTATACGGGAAGCCGGTCGAGATCGTCGCTCATAGAGAGGGAACCGACGACGTCCTCTGCCGGCATAAGCAGGAACCCGGTCGATTCACCGTGATCCACCTTTCATGGGCAATGAAGGAAGAGGTCAATCCGGAGCACCCTTGGGTCGAGGATGACGGCGATTATGAAAGCTTTCTGCGCTACGAAGCGAGCTTTCTGAACCGATAATCATTCACCGCAACGGCGGGCAAACGGGGTGTTGGAGAGGGCACTCGACAGCCGCGATAAGCGGAATTAAATAGGCCTTCGCGAGAATCTGGCGTGTCCTGTGAGCCCGAAGCGCAAGCGAGGGGCAACGCTCTGACCCTCGCTTGCGCTTCGGGCTCACGAAGAACGGCTCGCGTCACTCGCGATCGCGCTCAACCCCGGCTTGCGCCTCGGGCTGCCGTGGCGGGGCGTTGCACCGGTGGGCGGCGGCGTTCTTCCAGGCCGACCCGGCCGAGCGTCCAGAGGGCGGCGAGGGCTTCCCGGCCGTTGATCTTGGAGCTTCCCTCCACCCGGTCGACAAAGGTCACCGGCGTTTCGGCCACGCGGGCCCCCGCCACGACGCAGCGATACAAAAACTCCTCCATGAAGGCATAGCCGGTGGAGCGGACGGCGTCGAAGTCGACCCGTTCCAGCAGTTCCGTGCGGAAGGCCCGGAAGGCGCCGCTGCAATCCCGCTGCCGGAGCCCGAGCGCCGCCCGACTATAAACGTTGATCGCCCGGCTCATCAGGTGCCGGCGCCACGGCCAACCCTCGATCGCCCCGCCGGGGACGTACCGGCTGCCGATCGCCACGTCGTACTCGTCCAGCAGGGCGAGCAGCGCCGGCAAGTGGCGGGGGTGGTGGGACCAGTCGGCGTCCATGGTGACCGCGGCGTCGTAACCGTCGGCGACGGCGCCGCGGAGCCCGGTGAGCGTCGCCGTGCCGAGGCCGCGTTCGCCCCGCCGCACCACGACGGAGACCCGCGGGTTCGCTGCGAAGCGTTCTTCCACGGCTGCGGCGGTACCGTCCGGGGAGTCGTCGTCCACGACGCGCACGTCCAGCCGCTCGTCGACGGCGAGCACGCCGTCGATCAGGGTCGGGACGTTCTCCCGTTCGTTATAGGTGCAGAGAACGACCAGCGTCCGGCCGCGCGTCGCCTGTGAGCCGGCGTCGCCGGCGGCCGGAGCGTCGGTCAAAAGGTCGATCCGTCGTCGGTCGTCGTCTGAGCGTCCGCCGCGTCCGGCTCGGGCGCTGCCAGCGCCGGGGGCGCCTCCGTGACGGATGCGTCCGACGCGGCGGGGGCGGGCGTGGGGGGCGGGCCGATCAGCAGGTCGTCCGCGGCGCCGTCGTCCGCGGCACGCTGGTCCATGGAGCCGGTCGGGGCCGGGGCCTGATATTCGACCTGCACGGGATCGAGGTACGGCCGCAGGTGGGGGCGACCGCCGGTGAGGCGCCAGGCGGCCTCGAAGATCTCGCGGGCCCGGTCGTCGTCGTTGGCGTGCATCACAGCGCCGAGCAGGAACAGGCGGTCGGGGTCCCGGACGTCTTGGCGGGTCCAGTCGGCGACGCCGCCGAGGGCGGCGGTACGGGCGATGGAGTGGTCGGAGCCGAACAGCTCCCGCAGCGACGGCCCGGTCTCCGGCAGCGAGGGGTTCAGCGAGAGCGCGCGCCGGAGGTCCTCGGCGGCGGGGACGAACTGGCCGAGGGCGACGCGGGCGAAGGCGGCCCGGTAGAGCGGTTCGCCCCGGGTCGGGGCGGAGGCGGCGGCCCGGCGGTAGTGGGCGAGCGCCTTGCGGTAGTCGAGCCGGCCGAAGGCCTCGTCGCCGGCCCGCTCGTCGCGGAGGGCTTCGGCGAGTTCCCGTTCGTCGGCGGGGCGGGGTTCGTTCGGGGCGGGGCCGGCGTCGCCGAGGTCGATCGGCGCCCGCCAGCGGTCGGCCTGTTCACGCCAGGCTTCGTCCAGGGCCGGGTTCGGGCCGGCGCCCGCGGGCAGTTCCGGGCCAATTGCCGCCCCGCCGCCGCCTGTGGCCCAGCCGAAGCCGGGATTGCGGTGCGGGCCCATCATGAAGGCATTGGGGTTCCCGCCGAAGTTCGTGTAGTTCCCGCCGTACGCCGGATAGCCGAGGTAGTTAGTCCCGAGGTTCAATCCGTAGCCGTAATACGGCACGGGACCGGGGGCGAGGTACGCCCCGCCCGGCCCCAGCCCGACCACCGGGTTGGCGTAGTTGCCGATTCCATAGGGGTAATAGGCCGGCCCGCCGTATCCGTAGCCCAGGCCGCCGTAACCGTAGCCGTATCCCAAGCCCCGATAGCCCACGCCACGGTAGCCCAGTCCGCCGCTATAGAACCCGCCGCCGTTGGAGAAACCGCCGCCCGAGAGGCTGCCGCCGAAACCGCCAAGTCCCCCGCCGCGGGAGAAGGAGCCGGTGGCGCCGAAGGCTCCTTCGCCGGTGCCGCCGTCCTTCATCGGGTGGCTGTCCGGCAGGGAGCCGGTGATGCCGGTCCGCTGAGCCTCCGCCGTGCCCCCCGTCAGGCCCCACGCGACGGCCGAGAGCGCCGCGGCCGCAAACAGCGGACGGGACCAAAGGAGGGGGTTCATCGCCGGGAGCCGTTACGGGGGTAGGAACGCTCATTTTCACAGGGCCCCGGGCCGCGGGCAATCGGTGCGACCCCCACCCGCCCGGGGGACCCTGTGCTCCCGGCCGGACCGTTTGCCCGACCGGATCGCT
Coding sequences within:
- the map gene encoding type I methionyl aminopeptidase encodes the protein MPVTLKTAAELDRMRAAGAAVAACHDAVRAILKPGVTTRELDDAVWRAMRQRGGSPLFLGFPNGDGDGPPFPAVTCISVQDEVVHGIPGDRALKAGELVSVDVGVRLHGWCGDSGWTYAVGEPSAEHARLMDCGRESLAFALRELPRRKRWSEIAGPLAEIAAAAGFGVVKEFSGHGLGRTMHEEPEVPNYADDLRSNWDFDLVPGLTLAIEPMLTAGSPDVSVSDDDWWTVTTDDGSAAVHFEHTVALTERGVEILTAGVGEPLAL
- a CDS encoding putative metallopeptidase; translated protein: MPTPPRRRLRIDRGARTPVGSKSQAEPFDFTLAMRRLCEDVCDSLPEFAHIDMRRVAVTFAQAKKRVPHGLQAKLTPLRFEDGATTTVRRGVTYAAPTLHDGQVELLYVLTFYLPRFLDHTPQEKLTTVLHELHHVSPDFNGDIRRFPGRCYAHSHSQAQYDAEMAILADRYLEHGPPGWVDRFLGSRFADLKSRHGAVVGLKLPIPKLIPVGRV
- a CDS encoding polyprenol monophosphomannose synthase; this encodes MTDAPAAGDAGSQATRGRTLVVLCTYNERENVPTLIDGVLAVDERLDVRVVDDDSPDGTAAAVEERFAANPRVSVVVRRGERGLGTATLTGLRGAVADGYDAAVTMDADWSHHPRHLPALLALLDEYDVAIGSRYVPGGAIEGWPWRRHLMSRAINVYSRAALGLRQRDCSGAFRAFRTELLERVDFDAVRSTGYAFMEEFLYRCVVAGARVAETPVTFVDRVEGSSKINGREALAALWTLGRVGLEERRRPPVQRPATAARGASRG
- the rplF gene encoding 50S ribosomal protein L6, with product MSRIGKQPVAVPDGVTVAVNNGSVNVKGPKGDLTFAPHPNMTVTLADDGKSVSVSRPNDQAQNRALHGLTRSLIDNMVTGVKEPFERKLEIRGVGYNARLNGSTLSLQVGFANTIMLTVPDGVECTLPDQTHVIVRSPDKQKCGQFAANVRKVRPPEPYKGKGIRYDGEQVKQKAGKAFGSGGK
- a CDS encoding tetratricopeptide repeat protein; protein product: MNPLLWSRPLFAAAALSAVAWGLTGGTAEAQRTGITGSLPDSHPMKDGGTGEGAFGATGSFSRGGGLGGFGGSLSGGGFSNGGGFYSGGLGYRGVGYRGLGYGYGYGGLGYGYGGPAYYPYGIGNYANPVVGLGPGGAYLAPGPVPYYGYGLNLGTNYLGYPAYGGNYTNFGGNPNAFMMGPHRNPGFGWATGGGGAAIGPELPAGAGPNPALDEAWREQADRWRAPIDLGDAGPAPNEPRPADERELAEALRDERAGDEAFGRLDYRKALAHYRRAAASAPTRGEPLYRAAFARVALGQFVPAAEDLRRALSLNPSLPETGPSLRELFGSDHSIARTAALGGVADWTRQDVRDPDRLFLLGAVMHANDDDRAREIFEAAWRLTGGRPHLRPYLDPVQVEYQAPAPTGSMDQRAADDGAADDLLIGPPPTPAPAASDASVTEAPPALAAPEPDAADAQTTTDDGSTF
- the rplR gene encoding 50S ribosomal protein L18, which encodes MPTQKKLAQTRARRGYRVRNRIRKFAAGRPRLTVFRSNKHTYAQLIDDVAGRTLAAASTAESASGGKAAGDADSAKKVGQLIAERAKEAGVTEVVFDRGRYAFHGRVAAVAQGARDGGLSF
- the rpsM gene encoding 30S ribosomal protein S13 codes for the protein MPRIQGVDIPTDKPAYISLSYLYGIGQHTAIQICEQLDLDPRVKAGEIGEEGISQINNLLDKSYTIEGALRRQVAGDISRLKEIGCYRGIRHRRGLPVRGQRTQTNARTRKGGKKTVAGKKGVKDMRH
- a CDS encoding DNA-directed RNA polymerase subunit alpha → MRIRWRGLELPSSVTSDRETLTDTYCAFHVEPFERGFGHTIGNSLRRILLSSLEGSAVSKVKIQGVQHEFSTIPGVLEDVTDICLNLKSLVVKNHSPAEKTLRIEKRGVGPVTGADVIGDDQVHVVNTDLHIATLTEDVSFVAEMAVNNGRGYVQAAEFYERDPEPGTIPLDAIFSPVTRVRYRIEETRVGQRTNYDRLILEVWTDGTITPEMALVEASKILRKHLNPFINYREPGPLMPPESGLRRMMDETGYSPVDQELEEKLNMSLAELELSVRATNCLESEGINSVRDLVTKNEDELLQVRNFGETTLVEVREQLQQHGLRLGMRVPART
- the rpsK gene encoding 30S ribosomal protein S11; this encodes MAKVKRKRVRRNVSRAVAHIKATFNNTTVTIADTNGDVLCWATAGTMNFKGSRKSTPYAAQRAAESCAERASKFGVKEMEVKVKGPGSGRESAITGLQIPGLSIKSIEDVTPLPHNGCRPPKKRRV
- the rpsE gene encoding 30S ribosomal protein S5, yielding MSQGRGDSPEKTVQIRRCSCVVKGGRRFSFTALVVTGNSQGKVGYGYGKAIEVPLAIEKATKQANRQLKDVPVVDGTIPHKVIGSYRSSKVILIPARPGTGIIAGEAVRAVVESAGVTDILTKSIGSSNPVNLVKAVMDGLQSLRTRDTVATLRGVEL
- the rpmJ gene encoding 50S ribosomal protein L36; its protein translation is MKVRSSVKRICEACKVVRRKGRVYVICTANPRHKQRQG
- the secY gene encoding preprotein translocase subunit SecY → MFNKLVTVFRIPELRRKILLTLILLAVYRMGFSIPLPFIDQDQLAALQAKSQGDSNDPTGRVLQVVSLFSASSLSNATIFGLGIMPYISASIIFQLLGSVYPPLEKLQKEGESGRRKITEWTRYATVLICIGQSYFWIKQLSSGSLTGQKLIMTEYDWWLYYMLGTVVMTAGTIFLMWIGEQIDAYGIGNGISLLIMAGILAQMPGAGYDLLQPAFKNGIALGSEMGIDTLLLLTLLFAGVIAWVVFITQGQRRIPIQSQKHVRGRRSAGGQRQSLPLRVNQAGVMPIIFASSLLMFPYFIFNYLQQVFPNIGVLQELNAAFGGQGFIYNLLYVVLIYFFCYFWTAITFNPKDMAENLKDYGSFIPGYRPGARTANHLEAVMVRITYVGAAFLALVAIIPAIISSYLGVPPMAASFYGGTGLLIVVSVVLDLVQKIDSHLVMRNYPGLLDAEN
- a CDS encoding bL17 family ribosomal protein gives rise to the protein MRHRMRGRKLGRNASHRKAMFKNMASSLIRSVRPDEDDPGAPLVAGRIVTTTPKAKELRPFVEKLITIGKKARIAAAAAEEHATSAERGSAEWKQWREGEGWLKWTAARAPYVALRRRAFSKLRDEEAVDILFEELAERFESRPGGYTRIVRLAARRLGDGGEQALIEFVGEDDARSRSGRKRTAPVVRDDAPKVVADKKTAGPSSDEADASGPPPEAPETAEGKAAEGAAADEQPRNQPE